A stretch of Spirochaeta cellobiosiphila DSM 17781 DNA encodes these proteins:
- a CDS encoding DUF4175 family protein: protein MKAVYCFIFICIVIINSFGNDTKQILDQIKNTREDIILENNKSDKAILYYNLGTLYAILGDKTSNDSYMAEQYYNKSKSALLRSLAYHINDDALRNLEIVKSKILEKQSNNHNSQGTADHNNLSDQIKDLYKQQKELMFSQNNVSSSQHDLLKKLEMINDGKNGALNIAVNQMKDAISELEKGNLDKAKINQQNAIDYLKRANQLNEEDTFKNNTDTTQKYIKQLEHGFNKSETWEEVDKNW from the coding sequence ATGAAAGCTGTATACTGTTTTATTTTTATTTGCATAGTCATTATAAACTCTTTTGGTAATGATACCAAACAAATATTAGATCAAATAAAGAATACCAGAGAAGATATTATTCTGGAAAATAATAAATCTGATAAAGCAATCTTATATTATAATTTAGGTACTCTATATGCTATATTAGGTGATAAAACCTCAAATGACTCCTATATGGCAGAACAGTACTATAACAAAAGTAAAAGTGCTTTATTGCGAAGCCTAGCATATCATATTAATGATGATGCACTTCGTAATTTGGAAATTGTTAAAAGTAAAATACTTGAAAAGCAATCAAATAATCATAATTCTCAAGGCACTGCTGATCATAATAATTTGTCAGATCAAATAAAGGATTTATACAAACAACAAAAAGAACTAATGTTTAGCCAGAACAATGTCTCGTCTAGTCAACATGATCTGTTAAAAAAATTAGAAATGATAAATGATGGTAAAAACGGAGCTCTTAATATTGCCGTTAACCAAATGAAAGATGCTATTAGTGAGTTAGAAAAAGGAAATTTGGATAAGGCAAAAATAAATCAACAAAATGCTATTGATTATCTCAAACGTGCGAATCAACTAAATGAAGAGGATACATTCAAAAATAATACAGATACAACACAAAAGTATATAAAACAACTAGAACATGGATTTAACAAAAGTGAGACGTGGGAGGAAGTTGACAAAAATTGGTAA
- a CDS encoding vWA domain-containing protein: MLLHREYNKKKVYRALNLSYSIVSSILLLLTIFMMTLSFYPFTKKTVSHRTSSNFSIILAVDVSQSMLTQDVYPNRLEKIKNDISDSLDSIKGVKMGVVAFAGSSVLKSPVTSDLTFVKEAINQLSTKSVSRGGSLIGDAFRFIDNYMVSSDQDVIIILISDGGDQDSYLMEIVKEINQKEIPIITIGVGNADSYSLVLNGEGEPLQYLGQPVVSRLEEATLKSIGESSSLNTYIPMGTNNLDFIKLFNNLKTNGLDISTRNKQNNEVIYQLNLGITVFFLFAFGIYRLVRK; this comes from the coding sequence ATGTTATTACATAGAGAATATAACAAGAAAAAAGTTTATAGAGCTTTAAACCTTTCTTATTCTATTGTATCCAGTATTTTACTATTATTAACAATTTTTATGATGACATTATCGTTTTATCCTTTTACAAAGAAAACTGTATCTCATCGTACTAGTTCAAATTTTTCCATAATACTGGCTGTAGATGTAAGTCAATCTATGCTAACTCAGGATGTATACCCTAATCGTCTTGAAAAAATTAAGAATGATATATCAGATTCTTTAGATAGTATAAAAGGTGTAAAAATGGGGGTTGTCGCTTTTGCAGGGTCCTCAGTTCTAAAGTCTCCAGTTACATCTGATTTAACATTTGTTAAAGAGGCTATTAATCAACTTTCAACCAAAAGTGTGTCCCGTGGTGGCAGTTTAATTGGTGATGCTTTTCGTTTTATTGATAACTATATGGTTTCTAGTGATCAGGATGTAATAATTATTTTAATATCCGATGGTGGTGATCAGGATAGTTATCTTATGGAAATTGTAAAAGAGATTAACCAAAAAGAAATTCCTATTATAACAATAGGTGTAGGTAATGCTGATTCTTATTCTCTTGTACTAAATGGGGAAGGTGAACCTCTACAATATTTGGGTCAACCTGTTGTTAGTAGATTGGAAGAAGCGACACTCAAATCAATAGGAGAAAGTAGTTCTTTGAATACATATATTCCTATGGGCACAAATAATTTAGATTTTATTAAATTGTTTAATAACTTAAAAACGAATGGTTTAGACATAAGTACCAGAAACAAACAGAATAATGAAGTTATTTATCAACTAAACCTAGGGATAACGGTGTTTTTCTTGTTTGCATTTGGTATATATAGACTAGTACGAAAATGA
- a CDS encoding vWA domain-containing protein gives MITFADPIFLILIIPSFIFLLPSKKNIKVPSFKSHTIERSTPFLLSKLSQILISIVYILLVVSLAGPLWGIKKKYPDNKGIAIEMILDRSGSMGVFTDPYSGVRRIDLAKSSYIDFIDKRPNDLIGLISFSKYVETLCPLTMSHEVLKDFTDNIDIVKTKEEDGTSLGDALLLGASRLKELDIKSKIIVLLTDGNSNSGQYTTNEALNLIENWGIKVYTIGFNMEGYVIQNTLFGQQTIPVQSSVDQKILKSIASSTGGQFILAGNNKELKNAIEAINNLELDEMKYNQEDFKKNHYRLFLYLSYILLLVFVFIDTFIVKRLDL, from the coding sequence ATGATCACTTTTGCTGATCCAATATTTTTGATTTTGATTATACCATCGTTCATTTTTTTATTACCCTCAAAGAAAAATATAAAAGTCCCATCTTTTAAATCCCATACAATAGAAAGAAGTACCCCTTTTTTATTGAGTAAACTAAGTCAAATATTAATATCTATCGTATATATTCTTCTTGTAGTTTCATTAGCTGGACCTCTTTGGGGGATTAAGAAAAAGTATCCTGATAATAAAGGAATAGCAATAGAGATGATATTGGATAGATCAGGAAGTATGGGAGTTTTTACTGATCCGTATTCAGGTGTTCGACGTATTGATTTAGCTAAATCTTCTTATATTGATTTTATAGATAAACGTCCAAATGATTTAATTGGCTTAATTAGCTTCTCAAAATATGTAGAAACCTTATGTCCCTTAACCATGTCACATGAGGTATTGAAGGATTTTACAGATAATATAGATATTGTTAAGACAAAGGAAGAAGATGGAACAAGTTTAGGTGATGCTTTATTACTAGGGGCTTCTCGTCTAAAAGAATTGGATATTAAAAGTAAAATTATTGTTTTGTTAACAGATGGTAATAGTAATTCTGGTCAATATACCACTAATGAAGCTTTAAACTTAATAGAAAATTGGGGAATTAAGGTTTACACTATCGGTTTTAATATGGAAGGATATGTAATTCAAAATACATTGTTTGGACAACAAACAATCCCTGTTCAATCATCGGTAGATCAAAAAATATTAAAGTCAATTGCTTCTTCTACAGGGGGGCAATTTATTCTAGCGGGAAACAACAAAGAATTAAAAAACGCAATCGAAGCTATTAATAATCTAGAATTAGATGAGATGAAATATAATCAAGAAGATTTTAAGAAAAATCATTACAGACTATTTCTTTATTTGAGTTATATTTTGTTACTGGTTTTTGTATTTATTGACACCTTTATAGTAAAAAGGTTGGATTTATGA